A stretch of DNA from bacterium:
GCAGGGTTGGAGCGAGGTGTGCGACCGATGGCGGATTGATCGATGACGATGGCCTTGTCCAACTTTTCCATTCCAAGAATTTGGTCATGCTTGCCCGCCACATCTTGACTTCTGTTTTTCTTGGAAGAAAGTTCTTTGCTCAAAATCTCATTAACCAAAGTCGACTTGCCCGAGCCAGAAACACCCGAGACAACTGTCATTACACCCAAAGGAATTTCAACATCAATATCCTTAAGATTGTTCTCGCGCGCTCCGAGAATTGTGAGTTTTTCATCTTTTTGAATTTTGCGACGCTTTTTGGGTACAGGGATACTTTCTTCACCCGACAAGAATCTGCCCGTTGGAGAATCGGGGTTTTTAATAATCTCTTCTGGCGTGCCACTTGCCACAATTTGACCTCCGTGAGTACCAGCCTTAGGACCAACATCAATCACAAAGTCTGCCGCACGAATCGTATCCTCATCGTGTTCAACCACCAACACAGTATTGTTGAGATCGCGGAGATTTTTTAGTGTAGAGATAAGTTTGTCGTTATCCCTTTGATGAAGGCCAATCGATGGCTCGTCCAAAACATACAGCACGCCTTGAAGCCCCGAGCCAATCTGAGTAGCAAGGCGGATGCGCTGAGCCTCACCGCCACTGAGCGTATTGGCGGCACGGCCCAACTCAAGATAGTTAAGGCCAACATTCTTCATAAAATTGAGCCGAGAAGAAATTTCTCTAATAATCTGATGCGCGATGAACTTTTGCTGATCATTCAACTCAAAATTTTCGAAAAGATCAACTGCTTCTTCGATAGAAAGTTGGGTGATTTCGACAATGTTAAGTCCAGCCACCGTAACTGCGAGAGCCACAGGCTTAAGGCGTGCGCCGTGGCAAGTCTGACACTCACGGACGCGCATAAACCGCTCGATGTCTTTGCGCATAAACTCGCTGTCGGTTTCTTTATGGCGACGCTCCAGATTGGGAATTACGCCTTCAAAAACCACATTGAACTTCTGGCCGTTGGAAGTTCTAACTTCATACTTTTGATTGGTACCATAGAGAATGATGTCGATGGCTTCTTTAGATAATTCTTTAGTAGGAACTTTAGTCGAAAATCCGTGCTGACGGGCGATTTCTTCAAAATGCTTGATACGCCAAGATTTTTCATTGATGCGATTATATGGCCTAATTGCGCCCTCGCTGATGGTTAAATTGGGGCTAAGAACGAGATCAGGATCAATCTCCATACGCGTGCCGAGACCCGAGCAAGTTTCGCAGGCACCTTGAGGAGCGTTGAATGAAAAAAGTCGTGGCTCGAGTTCTGGAATGTTTTCTTCTGGGTGAAGATGGCAGGCGTAATTTTGGGAGTAAGACTTGACGGTGCCAGTTTGGTCGTCTAGAACTTCGATAAATCCTTTGCCAATTTCAAGCGCTTGCTCCACGCTTTGAGCAAGTCGGGTCTGAATTTCAGGACTCAAAACAAGACGATCAATCACAATCTCGATATCGTGCTTGATGTTTTTTTCAAGATCAGGAAATTCATCCAGCGCATAAATCACGCCATCAACCCGCGCGCGAGCAAAGCCAGCCCGAGAGAATTCATCTGGAATATGAGCAAATTCACCCTTTTTACTCTTGGCGATAGGCGCAAGCAAAATCAGGCGGGAGCCTTCTTCCATTTTCAAAATAGAGTCAACAATATCTTGCGGTGTGCGGCGCTTGACCGTTCTACCACAGATTGGACAATGTGGCGTGCCAATTCGCGCAAAAAGCAGGCGGAGATAATCGTAAATCTCAGTGACGGTGGCAACGGTGGAGCGCGGGTTTCGAGAAGTGGATTTTTGATCGATCGAAATCGCCGGACTCAATCCCGTGATACTATCGACATCCGGCTTATCCATCGTTCCCAAAAATTGGCGGGCGTAAGAGTTGAGACTCTCCATATAACGGCGCTGGCCCTCGGCGTAAATTGTGTCAAAGGCGAGGCTGGATTTGCCACTCCCAGAAAGCCCCGTAATCACCACCAATTTATCACGCGGGATTTTGATATCCACACCCTTCAGATTATGCTCGCGCGCGCCCTTTACCTCTAAAAACTCCGCCATTTTGCTCCATTTCGATTAAATTTGCTCCAGATATTATAGCATTTTTGAGCAGATTTTTCAATCACTTCAACTTTTATCCCAAATATGATAAAATAGATTTATGACTAAAAAAGGCTTTACCGCAATTGAAATCATCGTCGTGGCGATTTTTCTCGTAGTCGTGGGCGTGTTTTTTGTGATTCAAAAAGGCGACCTTCAGGACCGCTTCATCAACGAGAATAAAAAGTCGGCAATTAACGCGATTCACTTCAATCTTCAACATTTTTATAAGCAAAATGGCTTTTATCCGCGAGAAATTTCCGACAAAAATCTCACCGCCATCGACCCCAATCTCTTTACCGACCCAATGGGTAGAAAGTTGGGCGAGGCTGAAAGCGATTATCGCTACGAGTCAACCGATTGTGAAGGCGACAAGTGTAAAAATTACTCACTTCGTACCAAAATCTTGAATGAGAACGACTTCGTGAAAAGTTCAAAGCAATAGCAGAAAAATTCAATTTTCGAATTTTCCACAGGACTTGTCCAAGGACTTTTCGAAAATAAATTTTCTGCCAATAGACTTTCAAAAAACAGGGACCGCCAAATCCCTGTTTTTATATCAAGATTATTGAGACAGTCGCGCAGCCTCAGAGTAAATATTCTCTTCCAAGATGCGCTTGTTTTTGGCGGCCTCACAGACTTCGCCAACAATTTCTGCGAGTTTTGCGGGGCGACCAACCATCACAAAGGTATAGGTAGATTCTTCACCAACAGTCGAGAGTTTAAGCGTGCCGTAATTAAACATATGCTGAAAAACTCCCGTCTGCGTAAAACTGATGTCTTCAACGGATTCGAGATTAATAACTTGCTTCTTTCGATGAAACAGCCCACGCACAATCAATTGTATCGCCCGCTCGTTAGTGATAGTTAATTTATTAGAATTGTAAGTAGAATATCCAATCACGCCAGCCAAAATCGTCAAAAGACTAAGTGGCGCAAAAATCAACGACAAATTGCCCTTCATTGACGCAGTAAGGCCAAGATTATTGGGCGAAAACACCAACAAAATCCATGCACTCACTACCAGCACAAACATCGCCGCCGCACTCGCCACAATCGCATAAATACCAATCGCGTGGCGCGAGAGTGAAAGCACAACATACTCATCATCATCAACCGACACACTTGGATATTTTTTGAGCGAAGTTTCGCGCCTGCCGCGCAAAATCTCCATTGCCTGCTCCGCCTCAGGAGTCATTGTCTGCGACACAGCATTAAGCGCTTCGACAGCCCTTGGTACAGCACGCGGCACGACTTCCGCCTCCTGGACAGCCTCGGCGTTGATTTTTCGTTCAAATTCTTCTGCAAGATTACTCATTTTCCCATTCCTTTCCCATATGCTCGTAAGCCTTTTTAGTGATAACTCGTCCGCGTGGTGTGCGCTGAATAAATCCTATCTGCATTAAATATGGCTCATAAAAATCCTCAATTGTCGAAGTTTCATCACCTGTCAGCGCCGCTATCGTAGAGAGACCAACAGGTCGAGTCTGATAATTTTCAATTATGGCTTGGAGCAAATTTCTGTCAGCGGCGTCAAGTCCAAGATGATCGATTTCAAGAAGTTTAAGCGCTCTGGAAGCGGTTTCTTCATCTATAAAACCGTCAGTGTTAACATCCGCAAAGTCACGCACTCGCTTCAAAATCCTGTTAGCGATCCGAGGCGTTAGGCGAGCACGAGTAGAAAGAAGTTCTGCCGCACTCGGCGTAATCTGGCTCTCCAATATCCGCGCCGATCTCTCAATAATTTGCCCAATTTCTTCCGTCGTGTAAAACTCCAACCGATAAATATGCCCGAATCGATCCCTGAGTGGCGCCGCCAAACTCCCTGTCCGCGTAGTAGCGCCAATCACCGTAAACTTGGGTAAATCCAATCGCACACTTCGCGCGGCTGGGCCTTTACCAATAATAATATCAAGTTTGAAGTCCTCCATCGCCGAATACAGTATCTCTTCAACCGCCCTCGGCATCCTGTGGATTTCATCAATAAAAAGAATATCTCCAGATTGAAGATTGGTCAAAATCGAAGCCAGATCACCAGCCTTTTCGATCGCAGGACCAGATGTGATACGCAGCCCCGCCCCCATCTCCGAGGCAATTACGCCAGCCATCGTGGTCTTACCCAGCCCCGGCGGGCCATACAGCAAGATATGATCAAGCGGCTCATCACGCTTCTTGGCAGCCTCGATCGCAAGCGTAAGATTACGCTTCAAGCGCTCTTGTCCGACATATTCACCAAAAGTTTTAGGCCTGAGCGAAATTTCCACCTGCTCTTCTTGCGGCTCATCGTGAAGTTCAGCGTCCATAATTCTTTCTATCGCCATTGCTTCAATTATACCATATAATGGGCCGATTTTACACTTTTAGCAGTGTTTTTGAAAAAGTTAGAAGTTATTTCGAAGCGCCTGCATGATACGCTCTTCAGTAGAAAGATCCGCCGATACGGCTTGGAGCATTTGCGTGGCGTCATTCAAGGTATAGCCGAGAGCAATCAGCGCTTCCATTGCTTCATCCGAGCCAGTCGCAGTTGGCGCATCGGTCGCAGTATAAGCGGTCGCCAAGCCCACCTTATCTTTCAGATCAACAATCACGCGCTCGGCGGATTTTTTACCCACACCAGCGGCTTTTTGAATAAATTTAGAATTCTCATGAGCGATAGCGTTGCGGACCTGCTCGGCTTCTCCAAGGCTCATTATTGCTATGCCCGCCTTAGGACCAATACCTTGGACGGTGATTAGTAGTTCGAACAATTTCTTAGCCGCCAACGAAGAAAACCCAAACAACTCTTGGCTCTGCTCACGGATGTGGTGATAGGTGTAGAATTTTATACTTGAGTCAAGCGAAGCGGAGTCGTATTCTCCAGCCGGCACAATCACCTCGTAGCCCACACCATTAACATCAACAATCACGCTCCCTGCGAATTTTTCAACAATTTTACCTTGAATGTGTGCAATCATAGTGCTTATTTTAACATAATCTTATTCTAAGCGCAAATTCTTCAAAGGTGAACGGCGGGCATTAAGTAGAAGCGGTAAAAGGCTCGCCCCCAACCCCACGGCAAAAATCGGTAAGAAAGATAGAAGTATGACAGGCGTAAATTCTACAATTTTGAAAGTTTCAATATTTTTAAGCGAGAACATTGCTGAAATTTCTAAACTGGCAGATTCTTGGACATCTCCACTAATCCAGATTACGACAAGTAGAGACAAAATCGTCGCCAAAACTGTCACAATCAGCGAATAGATCGCAACATAAGCGATGTAAATCTGGGTAATCTCCAAACGAGAATAGCCAATCGCACGAAAGACGGCAGTTTCACGCCGAGAATCGACCATAATTCTATTTACAACAACATATATTATTATCGCTGTCAATACAGCAACTCCTGCAATTATCCAGTTCAAAACATTCTGCACAGAAGATTTGATTTCTGCAATAACGGTGGCATTATTGGGCATTTCTTGAACCGCCATCGAGAATTCTTTACCACAATAATTCTTTGCGCAATTTGTTTCTGATACAAATTTAGACAAATCTTGCGCATTAGAAAATTCGACCAAATGCATCTTATCAACTGCGACTTCTCCAAGATAACTATTTTTAATAGGGCTATTGACATTCGGTGGATTTATTATATCATGTATACGCTGATTGGTGTTTTGAGTAAGCGCATTTTGCGGAATCATAATGCCACCGCCCGCGCCAATAGTAGATGACAGCATCTGGTAAAACAGCCCTTCAAGTCCGCCGATGCTCGGAGTTCTTCCAGTCGGAAATAAACCAATCACGCGCAATTTAATAATCTGCTTATCCGGCGCAATGTATTCTGGCAACTTTTTCATCTCGGCGTCCTGCTTATCTTGAAGGATCTTCTCCTCACGCGTGCGAGTATCTTTAATTGCCTTTGAATCTCCACACGGAGTCTTGGCGATTTCATATTTAATTTTAGAGTCGGAACTTCGATTGGCGATAAACGCCCTTCTCATATTGTCGAAGTCAGCCTGATTATTACGCCAGCAAAATTCGAAGGCGTGCGAGTTGATTTTACTTCTCAATTTCTGGATGTATTCGTATTTCTGACGAGGTGGCGCAGAGTCAGCAATCGGTTTTTCGCCCAAAAGATGCGCCGCAAAATCATAATTCACAAGAGCCGGAACTTCGTCTTTCTCCAGAACATAATTGTCGTTGTAAAAGATCTTTGCTAATTCGTCATTCTGGAGACTCATCTGGGAGAAAAACGAGTCCGCTCTACCGCCAGAACCATTTTTGACGGATTCCGCCAGATTCTCCTTGGAATCTTTGACTTCAATCATTTTACCGCCAAGTGTGAGCGTTTTAGATTCAAAAACACTCTTGACGGGATATTGAGCGAGTTTTTTCTTGATAAAGTCTTCGCTAGTTTTAGGGAAATTTTGTCTTAAATATTCAGCCAAAACATTATTGGCAATTTTACTGGACAGATTGAGCGACTCCGTCTTTTCAAAACCGTCATCGTAGACTTCAATTGGGCTTTCTGCTGGATTGGGAATAAATTCTTCACCCTTTTTCCTGGCTTCTTGTGCTAGACAGCGGTTTTCTTCCGTGTAGAGATTCTTGGCTTTTGCCAAAATTTCTTGCGGCGGGTTGCTGATAATTTCAAAGGCTTTCTCGTTTTTATACGCCATCATCGCAATGTATCTACCGGATAGCCCGCGGGAAGTAACTTTTTCAAGGCTCTCGGTAGATTTTTCCAGCCCCAGATAAGCCGTAATCACAGCCGCACACAAAATCGCAATGAACACAACGCTTAATCCAAGACGCACTCGCCTAATCTTAAATTTAGTCAAAGCCAACAGGGCGGAATCTTTAATTTTCAACATTTTTCACCTTTCCGTCTTCAATTTCGATAATTCTGTCTGCTTTTTGCGCAACTCTCTCGTCGTGCGTTACCACAATCAGCGTCATCCCTGTTTGCTTTTGGATTTTTTGGAGAAGATCAATAATTTGGCTCGAATTTTTACTATCCAAATTTCCTGTCGGCTCATCTGCAAAGAGAATTTCAGGAGAATTTATTAGACTTCTCGCGATAGCCACGCGCTGGATTTGCCCGCCAGAAAGTTCTCGCGGATAAGCATTGGCGCGATCACTTAACCCAACCACGCTCGCCAACTTTTCTGCGCGGGGACTGCGGATCTTGCTCTTTATCCTCCGCGGGAGGGCGGCAACTTCGATATTCTGTCTCACGGTTAAAAACGGCTGAAGATAGAAAAACTGAAAGATAAAACCGATCTTTTTATTTCGAAATTTTGAAATTTTGCCGTCGCGAAGTCTGGAAATATTTTGCCCATCAACCAAAACCTCACCACTAGTGGACCTGTCGAGTCCGCTCAAGATATTAAGCAAAGTCGACTTTCCGCTTCCGCTCGCACCAGTTATCGCCAAAAATTCACCTCTTTTAATCTGAAGATCTTTAATATCAAGCACGGTATTTCGACCGTATTTTTTGGTTAAATTCTTTACAATAATTACCGAAGTCTCGCCCACCGTTTCCATAATTTTATTTTATCATAAACTTAATATTTTACAATCCGCGCGTCATATAAAAATGCGTGATCGCCGCCGCTAGCGCATCCGCCGCGTCATCTGGCTTGGGGGTTTGCTTGAGACCGAGTTGGGTTTTCACCATCTCCTGAACCTGCTTTTTGTCAGCAGAGCCGTAGCCGGTCAAAGTCTGCTTAATCTGATTGGGGGTATATTCAGAAACTGGAATCCGAGCAAGTTGCGCCGCCAAAATTGCCACTCCACGAGCCTGCGCCACAGAAATCGCAGTGGTGACATTCTTCGAAAAGAAGAGTTTTTCAATCGAAACTTCAGTCGGCTTAGTCTCGTCAATAATCTGATTGAGACCATTGAAAATCTCCTCCAGCCTAACCTCAATCGGCGTATGCGCCGGCGTAGAAATCACTCCGCCGGTAATCATCTTTAGTGGCTTTCCAATATGGCAATCCACCACACCAAAACCCAAAATTCCCGTTCCAGGATCAATGCCTAAAATTCTTCGTGTCATTTTTCCATTTTACCACTTTGGCTAATTTTTCTTAAACTTGGAGAAAAATCTGCCGATAGTCGCTCTAAAGTCCCCTATCAAAATCCCAATAATCGCCAAAATTACGAGAATTATCGCCCACCAGCCTGAGAATTTTTTGGAGTTTTCCACAGCGTTTTCCACAGTATCAGTTGCCGATAGGTTCTTAACGATCTTGCGACACCTGTTGGTTTCAGGATTGCGCTCATAGCCCTCTTTACAAGGGGCTGGCTCTTTGGTAGAAGTAGTAGCAATCTTCCGGCAACGGTTGGTTTCTGGGCTTCTATAATATCCCTCACGGCAAGGCGTTTGAGTAGCGACTCGGCTTGAAGACAATGTTGCTATTTTGCGACATCTACCAGTTTCTTCACTTCTGTAATAGCCAGGATTACAAGGGGTTAAGGTCGCAGTTAAATTCTGGATTTTTCGGCATCGATTAGTTTCCGGATTTCGCTCATATCCAATCTGACAATCAACTTCTGTTTTTGGAGTTTCGAGTTTTTTACATCTTCCCGTTTCCGGATTTCGAAAATACCCTATTTCACAAGGTTTTTCTTCTTTGTCAATAAACTTTTGCTTTTGACATTTATTTGAATTATTATCAAAATAGTATCCTTCTTGGCAAGTCTGCTCAATTTCTTCAATATTTTCCGCGCTAAAGGTAGAGGTTTTTACATTTTTCCAACCACTATCAAATTTAGCATATGGGACTTCTGGCTTCTGCTTATCATATTTAATACTTTCAATTTCTGCGCCACTCTCATCAAGTAGGAAAAATTCACCTGCAGTGGTTTTGGCTGGTTTGAGATTGGTTTCGCTAAATTTCAGCGCAAAATACTCACCCGATTTAAGAATTTTATCCGGTAAATCAAAAGGCTTTTTGGTGTTTTTGTAGGCAATTTTACAGTTTTCAAGATTGATTTTATGATCAGATTTATTTTGAATTTCGAAAAATCCGTCCGCAGAATTTATCAGCAATTCCGTAAATTGAAGCGCAAGACAAGAATCTTGATTCTCTTTTTCATTATCTTGCGATGGATTATTCTGGGTAGAG
This window harbors:
- the uvrA gene encoding excinuclease ABC subunit UvrA, which encodes MAEFLEVKGAREHNLKGVDIKIPRDKLVVITGLSGSGKSSLAFDTIYAEGQRRYMESLNSYARQFLGTMDKPDVDSITGLSPAISIDQKSTSRNPRSTVATVTEIYDYLRLLFARIGTPHCPICGRTVKRRTPQDIVDSILKMEEGSRLILLAPIAKSKKGEFAHIPDEFSRAGFARARVDGVIYALDEFPDLEKNIKHDIEIVIDRLVLSPEIQTRLAQSVEQALEIGKGFIEVLDDQTGTVKSYSQNYACHLHPEENIPELEPRLFSFNAPQGACETCSGLGTRMEIDPDLVLSPNLTISEGAIRPYNRINEKSWRIKHFEEIARQHGFSTKVPTKELSKEAIDIILYGTNQKYEVRTSNGQKFNVVFEGVIPNLERRHKETDSEFMRKDIERFMRVRECQTCHGARLKPVALAVTVAGLNIVEITQLSIEEAVDLFENFELNDQQKFIAHQIIREISSRLNFMKNVGLNYLELGRAANTLSGGEAQRIRLATQIGSGLQGVLYVLDEPSIGLHQRDNDKLISTLKNLRDLNNTVLVVEHDEDTIRAADFVIDVGPKAGTHGGQIVASGTPEEIIKNPDSPTGRFLSGEESIPVPKKRRKIQKDEKLTILGARENNLKDIDVEIPLGVMTVVSGVSGSGKSTLVNEILSKELSSKKNRSQDVAGKHDQILGMEKLDKAIVIDQSAIGRTPRSNPATYTGVFTQIRELFASTPEANIRGYKAGRFSFNVKGGRCETCQGDGVKKIEMHFLPDVYVECDVCHGKRYNREALEILYKGKTISDVLDMTIEQAAEFFKNIPAIHRKLQTIVDVGLGYITLGQPATTFSGGEAQRIKLATELSRVSTGKTMYILDEPTTGLHGLDAKRLLEILNKLVDGGNSMVIIEHNLDVIKSADWIIDMGPEGGSGGGQVVAQGTPEKIAGVKDSWTGQYLAQIL
- a CDS encoding PH domain-containing protein, whose amino-acid sequence is MSNLAEEFERKINAEAVQEAEVVPRAVPRAVEALNAVSQTMTPEAEQAMEILRGRRETSLKKYPSVSVDDDEYVVLSLSRHAIGIYAIVASAAAMFVLVVSAWILLVFSPNNLGLTASMKGNLSLIFAPLSLLTILAGVIGYSTYNSNKLTITNERAIQLIVRGLFHRKKQVINLESVEDISFTQTGVFQHMFNYGTLKLSTVGEESTYTFVMVGRPAKLAEIVGEVCEAAKNKRILEENIYSEAARLSQ
- the ruvB gene encoding Holliday junction branch migration DNA helicase RuvB, giving the protein MDAELHDEPQEEQVEISLRPKTFGEYVGQERLKRNLTLAIEAAKKRDEPLDHILLYGPPGLGKTTMAGVIASEMGAGLRITSGPAIEKAGDLASILTNLQSGDILFIDEIHRMPRAVEEILYSAMEDFKLDIIIGKGPAARSVRLDLPKFTVIGATTRTGSLAAPLRDRFGHIYRLEFYTTEEIGQIIERSARILESQITPSAAELLSTRARLTPRIANRILKRVRDFADVNTDGFIDEETASRALKLLEIDHLGLDAADRNLLQAIIENYQTRPVGLSTIAALTGDETSTIEDFYEPYLMQIGFIQRTPRGRVITKKAYEHMGKEWENE
- the ruvA gene encoding Holliday junction branch migration protein RuvA, with amino-acid sequence MIAHIQGKIVEKFAGSVIVDVNGVGYEVIVPAGEYDSASLDSSIKFYTYHHIREQSQELFGFSSLAAKKLFELLITVQGIGPKAGIAIMSLGEAEQVRNAIAHENSKFIQKAAGVGKKSAERVIVDLKDKVGLATAYTATDAPTATGSDEAMEALIALGYTLNDATQMLQAVSADLSTEERIMQALRNNF
- a CDS encoding ABC transporter permease, which codes for MLKIKDSALLALTKFKIRRVRLGLSVVFIAILCAAVITAYLGLEKSTESLEKVTSRGLSGRYIAMMAYKNEKAFEIISNPPQEILAKAKNLYTEENRCLAQEARKKGEEFIPNPAESPIEVYDDGFEKTESLNLSSKIANNVLAEYLRQNFPKTSEDFIKKKLAQYPVKSVFESKTLTLGGKMIEVKDSKENLAESVKNGSGGRADSFFSQMSLQNDELAKIFYNDNYVLEKDEVPALVNYDFAAHLLGEKPIADSAPPRQKYEYIQKLRSKINSHAFEFCWRNNQADFDNMRRAFIANRSSDSKIKYEIAKTPCGDSKAIKDTRTREEKILQDKQDAEMKKLPEYIAPDKQIIKLRVIGLFPTGRTPSIGGLEGLFYQMLSSTIGAGGGIMIPQNALTQNTNQRIHDIINPPNVNSPIKNSYLGEVAVDKMHLVEFSNAQDLSKFVSETNCAKNYCGKEFSMAVQEMPNNATVIAEIKSSVQNVLNWIIAGVAVLTAIIIYVVVNRIMVDSRRETAVFRAIGYSRLEITQIYIAYVAIYSLIVTVLATILSLLVVIWISGDVQESASLEISAMFSLKNIETFKIVEFTPVILLSFLPIFAVGLGASLLPLLLNARRSPLKNLRLE
- a CDS encoding ABC transporter ATP-binding protein, with translation METVGETSVIIVKNLTKKYGRNTVLDIKDLQIKRGEFLAITGASGSGKSTLLNILSGLDRSTSGEVLVDGQNISRLRDGKISKFRNKKIGFIFQFFYLQPFLTVRQNIEVAALPRRIKSKIRSPRAEKLASVVGLSDRANAYPRELSGGQIQRVAIARSLINSPEILFADEPTGNLDSKNSSQIIDLLQKIQKQTGMTLIVVTHDERVAQKADRIIEIEDGKVKNVEN
- the ruvC gene encoding crossover junction endodeoxyribonuclease RuvC; the protein is MTRRILGIDPGTGILGFGVVDCHIGKPLKMITGGVISTPAHTPIEVRLEEIFNGLNQIIDETKPTEVSIEKLFFSKNVTTAISVAQARGVAILAAQLARIPVSEYTPNQIKQTLTGYGSADKKQVQEMVKTQLGLKQTPKPDDAADALAAAITHFYMTRGL